In Pseudomonas saudiphocaensis, one DNA window encodes the following:
- the msrP gene encoding protein-methionine-sulfoxide reductase catalytic subunit MsrP, giving the protein MLIKVPDGGECRESQVTPEETYLNRRRVLKGLVASAAFSTVPSLSSLAEASRYAGVAVAKAPAWFDDKLLHAQWQASPDGESLTPFRDATHYNNFYEFGPDKGDPARHAAGMVTEPWTVMIDGEVERPGQYSVEDLFAPSRLQERIYRLRCVEAWPMVIPWLGIPLAGLIERLAPTSAAKYVRFETLARPEQMPGMRAGFSLIDWPYVEGLRMDEAVHPLTLLAVGMYGRVLPNQNGAPLRLVVPWKYGFKSIKSIVRISFVREQPKTTWQAMAPDEYGFYANVNPQVSHPRWSQARERRLPGSLFSPNIRQTQLFNGYADQVSHLYAGMDLARDY; this is encoded by the coding sequence ATGCTGATCAAGGTTCCCGATGGCGGCGAATGTCGTGAATCTCAGGTAACCCCTGAAGAGACCTATCTGAACCGGCGGCGGGTCCTGAAAGGGCTGGTCGCTTCAGCGGCGTTTTCAACGGTTCCCAGCCTTTCCTCCTTGGCTGAGGCGTCGCGATATGCCGGGGTCGCCGTTGCGAAGGCTCCGGCCTGGTTCGATGACAAGCTGCTGCATGCGCAGTGGCAGGCGTCGCCAGACGGCGAGAGCCTCACCCCCTTCCGCGATGCCACGCATTACAACAACTTTTACGAGTTCGGCCCGGACAAGGGCGACCCGGCTCGGCATGCTGCAGGCATGGTTACCGAACCCTGGACCGTCATGATCGATGGTGAAGTGGAGCGTCCAGGGCAGTACTCAGTGGAGGATCTGTTCGCGCCGAGTCGCCTCCAGGAACGCATCTATCGTTTGCGTTGCGTTGAAGCCTGGCCGATGGTCATTCCCTGGCTAGGTATTCCTTTGGCCGGGCTGATAGAGAGGCTGGCCCCGACCTCGGCGGCGAAATACGTGCGTTTCGAAACCCTGGCTCGCCCGGAGCAGATGCCGGGGATGCGCGCCGGTTTTTCGCTGATCGACTGGCCCTATGTTGAGGGGCTCAGAATGGATGAGGCGGTGCATCCGTTGACCTTGTTGGCGGTCGGGATGTACGGCCGTGTGCTCCCCAACCAGAACGGCGCGCCGCTTCGCCTTGTGGTTCCCTGGAAGTACGGTTTCAAAAGTATCAAATCCATCGTGCGCATCAGTTTCGTGCGAGAACAGCCGAAGACCACTTGGCAAGCTATGGCGCCTGACGAGTACGGCTTTTATGCCAACGTCAATCCGCAGGTCTCTCATCCGCGCTGGTCTCAAGCCCGCGAGCGGCGGCTGCCTGGGAGTCTATTCAGTCCGAACATTCGCCAAACCCAACTGTTCAATGGTTATGCAGATCAGGTTTCGCACCTGTATGCCGGAATGGACCTGGCCCGGGATTACTGA
- the msrQ gene encoding protein-methionine-sulfoxide reductase heme-binding subunit MsrQ — protein MRHFWWRLLIFLAAASVPFYWLYLAAIDSLGPDPGKVLVDNLGQGALVFLLSSLTMTPLQRLSGWAGWISFRRQLGLWAFTYALLHLSAYLYFLLGLDFSSFGTEAVERPYITVGAMALSGLLALAATSNRWSMRKLGKRWKQLHRLVYPVLLISLLHMLWVVRSDAGRWALYASIGSVLLLVRLPSVSRPLSDFQLRKKKSSKLNKS, from the coding sequence ATGCGTCATTTCTGGTGGCGGTTGCTGATATTCCTTGCCGCTGCGAGTGTGCCTTTCTATTGGTTGTATCTGGCGGCTATAGACTCCTTGGGGCCGGATCCTGGCAAGGTGCTTGTCGATAACCTGGGGCAGGGCGCTCTGGTCTTTCTACTTTCCTCGTTGACGATGACGCCTTTGCAGCGCTTGAGCGGATGGGCTGGGTGGATCTCCTTCCGTCGACAGTTGGGCTTGTGGGCTTTCACTTACGCGCTGCTTCACTTGTCTGCGTATCTGTATTTTCTGCTGGGATTGGATTTCAGCAGCTTCGGTACCGAGGCGGTCGAGCGGCCTTATATAACCGTAGGGGCTATGGCCTTGTCGGGGTTGCTGGCCCTTGCCGCAACATCGAACCGCTGGAGCATGCGCAAGTTGGGCAAGCGCTGGAAGCAGCTGCACCGCCTTGTGTACCCGGTGCTTCTGATCAGCTTGCTGCATATGCTTTGGGTGGTGCGCTCCGACGCGGGGCGATGGGCGCTCTATGCTTCTATCGGGAGTGTGTTGCTGCTAGTGCGTCTGCCTTCGGTATCTCGTCCTTTGTCAGATTTTCAGTTAAGGAAGAAGAAGTCGTCTAAGCTAAACAAATCTTAA
- a CDS encoding phospholipase D-like domain-containing protein yields the protein MLAGEVFPWREGNQFQLLVDGPQFFPRLLQCIDAAERRVDVELYLVEDGQCAEHLVDALVAAAARGVRVRCLFDGFGCLKLGQKTRQRLLDGDVELRLYNPLNLRLKFRNLHRDHRKLIVIDETCCFVGGTGATDEFWNPEKPDEHWHEVMVEISGPLLHDWRRLFDAQWALCLRKRIWQFPLPQRLPKIPENPEPGNGMGRVAYAAARQHRDILHSLIRNLQRAQTRIWLATPYFLPTGRVRRELLRAARRGVEVRLLLTSRNTDHPPIRYAGQRYYPRLLRAGVRIHEYQPHFLHLKMVLIDDWVSIGSCNFDHWNLRWNLEANLEAVDANLSSSVAESFEQDFLRSKEIDLQIWHARPLRMRIYQRLWGLLDRLAINIFNRSG from the coding sequence ATGCTGGCCGGAGAAGTATTTCCTTGGCGAGAAGGCAATCAGTTCCAGTTATTGGTCGACGGCCCTCAGTTTTTTCCACGCCTCTTGCAGTGCATAGATGCTGCCGAAAGGCGCGTGGATGTCGAGTTGTATCTGGTGGAGGATGGCCAGTGTGCAGAGCACCTTGTCGATGCGCTGGTTGCTGCCGCCGCTCGCGGAGTGCGGGTGCGTTGTCTATTCGATGGCTTTGGCTGCCTCAAGCTTGGGCAAAAGACGCGTCAGCGTCTGCTTGACGGCGATGTAGAGCTGCGCCTGTATAACCCTTTGAACTTGCGCTTGAAGTTTCGCAACCTGCATCGTGATCACCGCAAGTTGATTGTGATAGACGAGACCTGCTGTTTTGTTGGAGGGACGGGTGCGACCGATGAGTTCTGGAACCCGGAAAAGCCCGACGAGCACTGGCATGAAGTCATGGTGGAAATTAGCGGGCCCTTGTTGCACGACTGGCGGCGCCTGTTCGACGCGCAGTGGGCGCTATGTCTGAGGAAAAGAATCTGGCAGTTCCCGCTGCCGCAGCGCCTGCCGAAAATTCCGGAAAACCCTGAACCAGGTAATGGAATGGGGCGGGTGGCTTATGCAGCGGCGCGGCAGCATCGTGACATCCTGCACAGCCTGATCCGCAACCTCCAGCGTGCGCAGACGCGGATCTGGCTTGCTACCCCCTATTTTCTCCCGACGGGGCGAGTGCGGCGCGAGTTACTGCGTGCAGCGCGTAGGGGCGTCGAGGTGCGCTTGCTGCTGACCAGTCGTAATACCGATCACCCGCCGATCCGCTACGCAGGTCAGCGTTATTATCCGCGCCTGCTTCGGGCCGGCGTGCGTATTCATGAATATCAGCCACACTTTCTGCACCTGAAAATGGTATTGATCGACGACTGGGTAAGCATCGGCTCGTGCAACTTCGATCATTGGAATCTGCGTTGGAATTTGGAAGCCAACCTTGAAGCGGTCGATGCCAACCTCAGTTCCAGCGTCGCGGAAAGTTTCGAGCAGGACTTTTTACGTAGTAAGGAAATCGACTTGCAGATATGGCATGCAAGGCCTTTGCGCATGCGTATCTATCAGAGACTCTGGGGTCTGCTGGACCGCCTGGCGATCAATATATTCAACCGCAGCGGCTGA
- a CDS encoding DJ-1/PfpI family protein: MAAKKILMLVGDYVEDYETMVPFQALQMVGHSVHAVCPDKKSGETVRTAIHDFEGDQTYSEKPGHNFALNFDFSAVRAEAYDALVIPGGRAPEYLRLNEQVLALVRAFDEANKPIAAVCHGAQLLAAAGVLKGRDCSAYPACAPEVRLAGGKYVDIAVDQAHTEGNLVTAPAWPAHPAWLAAFLKLLGTEIKL; encoded by the coding sequence ATGGCTGCAAAGAAGATTCTGATGCTGGTTGGCGACTATGTTGAGGATTACGAAACCATGGTGCCGTTCCAGGCGCTGCAGATGGTTGGCCACAGCGTCCATGCGGTATGCCCGGACAAGAAATCTGGTGAAACCGTACGTACCGCAATTCACGATTTCGAGGGTGATCAGACCTACAGCGAAAAGCCTGGCCATAACTTCGCCTTAAACTTCGATTTCTCGGCGGTACGCGCAGAGGCTTACGACGCGCTGGTGATTCCGGGTGGTCGGGCTCCAGAGTATCTGCGTTTGAACGAGCAGGTATTGGCTCTGGTCCGTGCCTTCGATGAGGCGAATAAGCCGATCGCTGCCGTCTGTCATGGCGCGCAGTTGCTTGCGGCGGCCGGAGTATTGAAAGGCCGAGACTGCAGTGCCTACCCGGCATGTGCGCCTGAGGTTAGGCTTGCGGGCGGCAAGTATGTGGACATTGCGGTCGATCAGGCGCATACCGAAGGTAACCTGGTGACGGCGCCGGCCTGGCCAGCGCATCCCGCCTGGTTGGCGGCTTTCCTAAAGCTCCTGGGCACCGAGATAAAACTATAG
- a CDS encoding VF530 family DNA-binding protein, whose protein sequence is MTASNNPLHGVTLEAMLIELHAHFGWEGLAERIDIRCFKSEPSIKSSLTFLRRTPWAREKVEALFVRMRNGRA, encoded by the coding sequence GTGACCGCCTCGAACAATCCGCTGCATGGCGTAACCCTCGAAGCCATGCTGATCGAGCTGCACGCTCATTTTGGTTGGGAGGGGCTGGCCGAGCGAATCGACATTCGCTGCTTCAAGAGTGAGCCCAGCATCAAGTCGAGCCTGACCTTCCTGCGTCGCACTCCCTGGGCGCGGGAGAAAGTCGAGGCGTTGTTCGTTCGCATGCGCAACGGGCGCGCTTGA
- a CDS encoding fumarate hydratase translates to MTVIKQDDLIQSVADALQFISYYHPVDFIQAMHEAYLREESPAARDSMAQILINSRMCATGHRPICQDTGIVTVFIRVGMDVRWDGATMSVDDMINEGVRRAYNLPENVLRASILADPAGARKNTKDNTPAVIHYSIVPGDKVEVDVAAKGGGSENKSKMAMLNPSDSIVDWVLKTVPEMGAGWCPPGMLGIGIGGTAEKAAVMAKEVLMESIDIHELKARGPQNRIEEMRLELFEKVNQLGIGAQGLGGLTTVLDVKIMDYPTHAASLPVCMIPNCAATRHAHFVLDGSGPASLEAPPLDAYPEIVWEAGPSARRVNLDTITPEEVQSWKPGETILLNGKMLTGRDAAHKRIVDMLNKGEELPVDLKGRFIYYVGPVDPVGNEVVGPAGPTTATRMDKFTRQILESTGLLGMIGKSERGPIAIDAIKDNKAVYLMAVGGAAYLVAQAIKKSQVLAFAELGMEAIYEFEVKDMPVTVAVDTNGESVHITGPAIWQKKISDSLAVEVQ, encoded by the coding sequence ATGACCGTGATCAAGCAAGACGACCTGATTCAAAGCGTTGCAGACGCTTTGCAGTTCATCTCCTACTACCACCCCGTCGACTTCATCCAGGCAATGCACGAAGCCTACCTGCGTGAAGAATCCCCGGCGGCGCGCGATTCCATGGCGCAGATCCTGATCAACTCACGCATGTGTGCCACCGGCCATCGTCCGATCTGTCAGGACACCGGCATCGTCACCGTCTTTATCCGCGTCGGCATGGACGTGCGCTGGGACGGCGCCACCATGAGCGTCGACGACATGATCAACGAAGGCGTTCGCCGCGCCTACAACCTGCCGGAAAACGTCCTGCGCGCCTCGATCCTGGCTGACCCGGCCGGTGCCCGTAAAAACACCAAGGACAACACCCCGGCAGTTATCCATTACTCCATCGTTCCCGGCGACAAGGTGGAAGTGGACGTCGCGGCCAAGGGCGGCGGCTCCGAGAACAAGTCGAAGATGGCCATGCTCAACCCGTCCGACTCCATCGTCGACTGGGTTCTGAAGACCGTCCCAGAAATGGGCGCCGGCTGGTGCCCGCCAGGCATGCTCGGCATCGGTATCGGCGGCACCGCCGAGAAAGCCGCCGTGATGGCCAAGGAAGTGCTGATGGAGTCCATCGACATCCATGAGCTCAAGGCTCGCGGCCCGCAGAACCGCATCGAAGAAATGCGTCTTGAGCTGTTCGAGAAGGTCAACCAGCTGGGCATCGGCGCCCAGGGTCTGGGCGGCCTGACCACCGTGCTCGACGTGAAGATCATGGACTACCCGACCCACGCTGCCTCGCTGCCGGTGTGCATGATCCCCAACTGCGCGGCCACTCGTCACGCGCACTTCGTGCTGGACGGCTCCGGCCCTGCCAGCCTGGAAGCACCGCCACTGGATGCCTACCCGGAAATCGTCTGGGAAGCCGGCCCGAGCGCACGTCGCGTCAACCTCGACACCATTACTCCCGAGGAAGTGCAGAGCTGGAAACCGGGCGAGACCATTCTGCTCAACGGCAAGATGCTCACCGGTCGCGATGCGGCGCACAAGCGCATCGTCGACATGCTCAACAAGGGTGAAGAGCTGCCGGTAGACCTCAAGGGTCGCTTCATCTACTACGTTGGCCCGGTCGATCCGGTTGGCAATGAAGTGGTTGGCCCAGCCGGCCCGACTACCGCCACGCGGATGGACAAGTTTACCCGCCAGATCCTGGAAAGCACCGGGCTACTGGGCATGATCGGCAAATCCGAGCGCGGCCCAATCGCCATCGACGCGATCAAGGACAACAAGGCCGTGTACCTCATGGCCGTGGGCGGCGCCGCCTACCTGGTGGCTCAGGCCATCAAGAAGTCCCAGGTACTGGCCTTCGCCGAGCTGGGCATGGAAGCGATCTACGAGTTCGAGGTCAAGGACATGCCGGTGACCGTAGCGGTCGACACCAACGGCGAGTCGGTACACATCACCGGCCCGGCGATCTGGCAAAAGAAGATCAGCGATAGCTTGGCTGTTGAAGTGCAGTAA
- the pyk gene encoding pyruvate kinase, with amino-acid sequence MTPRRTKIVATLGPASSSPQVLEKMILAGLDVARLNFSHGTPDEHRARAQLVRDIAARHGRFVALLGDLQGPKIRIAKFTNKRIELAEGDSFRFSVTHPRDAGTQEVVGIDYPDLIKDCGVGDELLLDDGRVVMRVDAVTADELHCSVVIGGPLSDNKGINRRGGGLTAPALTAKDKADIKLAAEMELDYLAVSFPRDAADMELARRLRDEAGSKAWLVAKIERAEAVADDEALDGLIRASDAVMVARGDLGVEIGDAELVGIQKKIILHARRNNKVVITATQMMESMIQNPMPTRAEVSDVANAVLDYTDAVMLSAESAAGDYPVEAITAMARVCLGAEKHPTSTRSGHRLGQHFNRSDESTALAAMYTANHFPGVKAIISLTESGYTPLIMSRIRSSVPIFAFSPYRETQARVAMFRGVQTIPFDPAALPADKVSQAAVDELLKREIVQPGDWVILTKGDSYHGTGGTNTMKILRVGDSLS; translated from the coding sequence ATGACTCCGCGTCGTACCAAAATCGTTGCCACCCTTGGTCCTGCCAGCAGCTCGCCGCAGGTGCTGGAAAAAATGATCCTGGCCGGTCTTGATGTCGCTCGACTGAATTTTTCCCACGGCACGCCGGACGAGCACCGTGCCCGGGCGCAGCTGGTGCGCGACATCGCCGCACGCCATGGCCGCTTCGTCGCACTGCTCGGCGACTTGCAGGGCCCGAAGATCCGCATCGCCAAGTTCACCAACAAGCGCATCGAACTGGCCGAAGGCGATTCGTTCCGCTTCTCCGTTACCCATCCACGCGACGCCGGCACCCAGGAAGTGGTAGGCATCGACTACCCCGACCTGATCAAGGATTGCGGTGTGGGCGACGAATTGCTGCTCGACGACGGCCGCGTGGTCATGCGCGTCGATGCCGTTACCGCCGACGAGTTGCACTGCAGCGTGGTGATCGGCGGCCCACTGTCGGACAACAAAGGCATCAACCGTCGCGGCGGCGGCCTGACCGCACCGGCACTGACCGCCAAGGACAAGGCCGACATCAAGCTGGCCGCCGAGATGGAGCTGGACTATCTGGCCGTTTCATTCCCGCGCGATGCCGCCGACATGGAGCTGGCGCGCCGCCTGCGTGACGAGGCAGGCAGCAAGGCCTGGCTGGTAGCCAAGATCGAGCGAGCCGAAGCCGTAGCCGACGACGAGGCGCTGGACGGTCTGATTCGCGCCTCGGATGCTGTGATGGTGGCGCGTGGCGACCTGGGCGTAGAAATCGGCGATGCCGAACTGGTCGGCATCCAGAAGAAGATCATTCTGCACGCGCGCCGCAACAACAAGGTGGTGATCACCGCGACTCAGATGATGGAGTCGATGATCCAGAATCCGATGCCAACGCGCGCCGAAGTGTCCGATGTAGCCAACGCAGTTCTCGACTACACCGATGCCGTCATGCTCTCGGCAGAAAGCGCAGCTGGCGACTATCCGGTCGAAGCGATTACTGCCATGGCCCGGGTTTGCCTGGGTGCGGAAAAACATCCGACCAGTACCCGTTCCGGCCACCGGCTTGGCCAGCACTTCAACCGCAGCGATGAAAGCACCGCGCTGGCGGCGATGTACACCGCCAACCACTTCCCTGGAGTCAAGGCGATCATCAGCCTGACTGAAAGCGGCTACACCCCGCTGATCATGTCGCGCATTCGCTCGTCGGTACCAATTTTCGCTTTCTCGCCCTACCGCGAAACCCAGGCTCGGGTAGCGATGTTCCGCGGCGTACAGACCATCCCGTTCGACCCTGCAGCGCTGCCGGCGGACAAGGTCAGCCAGGCGGCGGTGGATGAACTGCTCAAGCGCGAGATCGTCCAGCCCGGTGACTGGGTCATCCTGACCAAGGGTGACAGCTACCACGGCACTGGTGGCACCAACACCATGAAAATCCTGCGCGTCGGCGATTCGTTGAGCTGA
- a CDS encoding tetratricopeptide repeat protein codes for MRAFLILFFATLSVGCSSRNALDRHIDSAYRYYEQGDCGKVVLELSQAERRSRPRDNLQPEISLLRGQCLERQGLFVDAVETYRFILARYPASEYAYRGRARLETLRQLGHYQPDKPAIGPVARPERS; via the coding sequence ATGCGTGCCTTTTTGATTCTTTTTTTCGCCACTCTAAGCGTAGGCTGTAGTAGCAGAAACGCGCTTGATCGGCATATCGACAGCGCCTACCGCTACTACGAGCAAGGCGACTGCGGCAAGGTGGTGCTCGAACTATCCCAGGCCGAGCGCCGTAGCCGCCCACGTGACAATTTGCAGCCGGAAATATCCCTGCTGCGCGGGCAGTGCCTGGAGCGCCAGGGATTGTTCGTCGATGCGGTAGAAACCTATCGTTTTATCCTGGCCCGTTACCCGGCCAGCGAATATGCCTACCGTGGTCGCGCACGGCTGGAGACGCTGCGTCAGTTGGGGCACTATCAGCCTGATAAGCCGGCGATTGGCCCTGTGGCGAGACCGGAGCGATCCTGA
- a CDS encoding DUF4124 domain-containing protein, producing the protein MRVTFLLLLVLSLPSAAPAQIYRWVDAQGSVHFGSQPKPGAEVVEVRPQIIERDEATRSREARSERFFDARRQEQQQATQTARERQAQREQACRQWREELAGLSRGGRYFYTDAKGERVYYSDEEIGAARQQLTGRINAGCG; encoded by the coding sequence ATGCGGGTCACATTCCTGTTGTTACTCGTTCTATCCTTGCCGTCAGCAGCACCGGCGCAGATCTACCGCTGGGTCGACGCCCAGGGAAGCGTGCATTTCGGCTCGCAACCGAAGCCGGGCGCCGAGGTTGTGGAAGTCAGGCCGCAGATCATTGAGCGTGATGAGGCCACCCGCAGTCGGGAGGCACGTAGCGAACGGTTCTTCGACGCTCGGCGGCAGGAACAGCAGCAGGCCACGCAAACGGCGCGGGAGCGGCAGGCGCAACGTGAGCAGGCATGCCGGCAGTGGCGAGAAGAACTGGCCGGCTTGTCCCGCGGCGGACGCTACTTTTACACCGATGCAAAGGGTGAGCGGGTCTACTACAGTGACGAAGAGATAGGGGCGGCGCGGCAGCAATTGACCGGTCGTATCAACGCAGGCTGCGGCTGA
- a CDS encoding PilZ domain-containing protein — protein MNMLNQRSIQRHQLPYYLNVFNRFTDKPLGFIGNLSETGMMLISRYPMMTNVRFEMRLKIPAQHGELRCVDLSATCLWTREDVTPGSFDSGFALISPPDEIRSMIEALQRYFSFRATPQIPPARLPRSGSSPSRTEDEDRCHGT, from the coding sequence ATGAACATGCTCAATCAGCGAAGTATCCAACGGCACCAGTTGCCGTATTACCTCAACGTATTCAACCGGTTTACAGACAAGCCCCTTGGCTTCATCGGCAATCTGTCAGAAACCGGGATGATGCTGATCAGTCGCTATCCGATGATGACCAATGTGCGTTTCGAGATGCGCCTGAAGATTCCAGCTCAGCATGGGGAGCTGCGCTGCGTCGATCTGAGCGCCACCTGCCTCTGGACGCGTGAAGATGTAACGCCGGGCAGCTTCGATTCGGGCTTTGCCCTGATCTCGCCGCCCGACGAAATCCGCAGCATGATCGAAGCGCTGCAGCGCTACTTCAGCTTTCGCGCCACACCGCAGATTCCACCGGCGCGCCTGCCGCGCTCAGGCTCGTCGCCCAGTAGAACCGAGGACGAGGACCGCTGCCACGGGACCTAG
- a CDS encoding DUF58 domain-containing protein: MNPTRRLLYALLLLLGLAVPLGIASALGQPAPSVIHTAWWGLLLCLGLTALFDAWNLRRLPPPELQRRLPGNLALNRWHDVRLQVRHAQARPLHLDLFDHLPAGMEFEHLPRSLTLSHGEQAELTYRVRPEHRGLFSARRCEVRLYGPLGLWRQRRLLPLESQARVYPDFTRLHGASLMAVDSWLSRLGVSRHPRRGLGLDFHQLRDYREGDTLRQIDWKATARKRSPIAREFQDERDQQILLMLDCGRRMRSQDGTLSHFDHALNASLLLGYVALRQGDALGLYSFATEQRRFIPPAKGREQLNTLLNGVYDLAETLQPADFSRAASDVLERQKRRALVIILSNLRDEDDQELLDAVRRLSGRHRVLVASLREPIIDTLRQQPVNGFQDALNYCGTLDYLNARDRLHERLQAHGVPVLEALPHEIGPQLIGRYLAWKRGGVI; encoded by the coding sequence ATGAACCCAACCCGCCGCCTGCTCTACGCGCTGTTGCTGTTGCTTGGCTTGGCCGTGCCCCTTGGCATCGCCTCGGCGCTGGGCCAGCCCGCACCTTCCGTCATCCACACCGCCTGGTGGGGGCTGTTGTTGTGCCTGGGTTTGACGGCGCTATTCGACGCCTGGAACCTGCGCCGCCTGCCGCCACCCGAGCTGCAGCGCAGGTTGCCGGGCAATCTGGCCTTGAACCGCTGGCATGATGTACGGCTGCAGGTACGGCACGCGCAGGCTCGGCCATTGCACTTGGACCTGTTCGATCATTTGCCGGCTGGCATGGAATTCGAGCATCTGCCGCGCAGCCTGACACTGTCTCACGGCGAGCAGGCTGAACTCACCTACAGGGTGCGCCCGGAGCATCGCGGCCTGTTCAGCGCCCGCCGCTGCGAGGTTCGCCTGTACGGTCCGCTGGGTTTGTGGCGCCAGCGTCGCCTGCTGCCGCTGGAGTCACAAGCGCGGGTCTATCCGGATTTCACACGGCTGCATGGCGCGTCTTTGATGGCCGTGGACAGCTGGCTCAGCAGACTGGGCGTCAGCCGACATCCCCGCCGGGGGCTGGGTCTGGACTTTCATCAGCTGCGCGACTATCGCGAAGGCGACACCCTGCGCCAGATCGACTGGAAGGCCACGGCGCGCAAACGCTCGCCCATCGCCCGTGAGTTCCAGGACGAGCGCGACCAACAGATCCTGCTGATGCTCGATTGCGGCCGCCGCATGCGCAGCCAGGACGGCACCCTTTCGCACTTCGACCACGCCCTCAATGCGAGCCTGCTGCTGGGCTATGTCGCTCTGCGCCAGGGCGACGCGCTGGGGTTGTACAGCTTCGCTACCGAGCAGCGCCGTTTTATCCCGCCAGCCAAGGGTCGGGAACAGCTCAATACCTTGCTCAACGGCGTCTACGACCTGGCGGAAACCCTGCAGCCCGCCGACTTCAGCCGTGCCGCCAGCGATGTGCTCGAGCGGCAGAAACGTCGTGCGCTGGTGATCATCCTCAGCAACTTGCGCGACGAGGACGATCAGGAGCTGCTCGATGCGGTGCGTCGCCTGTCAGGCCGACACAGGGTGCTGGTGGCGAGCCTACGTGAACCCATAATCGACACACTGCGCCAGCAGCCAGTGAACGGCTTTCAGGATGCGCTTAACTATTGCGGCACGCTGGACTACCTGAACGCACGCGACAGGCTGCATGAACGGCTGCAGGCCCATGGCGTACCGGTGCTCGAAGCCTTGCCCCATGAGATCGGCCCGCAGCTGATAGGCCGTTATCTGGCCTGGAAAAGAGGTGGCGTGATCTAA
- a CDS encoding AAA family ATPase, with the protein MNDAPSESTQVEIQRQRASQLAQALRQELHKAVIGQQEIVDGVLTALIAGGHVLVEGVPGLGKTLLVRALARCFGGEFSRIQFTPDLMPSDITGHAVYDLASEQFRLRKGPVFTNLLLADEINRAPAKTQAALLEVMQERQVTLEGRALAAPQPFMVMATQNPIEQEGTYPLPEAELDRFMLMLRMDYPKADEELELVRQVTRSTRTDILDVSGLRVLLQARDVQALQKIASDMPLDEQVLGYAVRLARSTRNWPGLTLGAGPRASIALVRCARARALLRGGEFVTPDDVKDCALAVLRHRVRLAPESEMDGVSVDQLLLQLLDQITAPRL; encoded by the coding sequence ATGAACGATGCGCCCAGTGAATCCACTCAAGTCGAAATCCAGCGCCAGCGCGCCAGCCAGCTGGCCCAGGCGCTGCGCCAGGAATTGCACAAGGCGGTCATCGGCCAACAGGAGATCGTCGACGGCGTGCTGACCGCGCTGATCGCCGGCGGCCATGTGCTGGTCGAAGGCGTACCGGGGCTGGGCAAAACCCTGTTGGTACGCGCGCTGGCGCGTTGTTTTGGCGGCGAGTTCTCGCGTATCCAATTCACGCCTGACCTGATGCCCAGCGATATCACCGGCCACGCGGTTTACGATCTCGCCAGCGAGCAATTCAGGCTGCGCAAGGGCCCTGTATTTACCAACCTGCTGCTGGCCGATGAAATCAACCGCGCCCCTGCGAAAACCCAGGCCGCGCTGCTGGAAGTCATGCAGGAGCGCCAGGTCACGCTGGAAGGTCGCGCTCTCGCCGCGCCGCAGCCCTTTATGGTGATGGCCACGCAGAACCCCATCGAACAGGAGGGCACCTACCCGCTGCCCGAAGCCGAGCTTGACCGTTTCATGCTGATGCTGCGTATGGACTATCCCAAGGCTGACGAAGAGCTGGAACTGGTTCGCCAGGTCACCCGTTCGACGCGCACCGACATCCTCGATGTCAGCGGGCTGCGTGTGCTGCTGCAAGCCAGGGACGTCCAGGCGCTACAGAAGATCGCCAGCGACATGCCCCTCGATGAGCAGGTGCTCGGCTACGCCGTGCGCCTGGCCCGCTCTACACGCAACTGGCCCGGCCTGACATTGGGTGCCGGGCCCCGTGCGTCCATTGCCCTGGTGCGCTGCGCACGTGCTCGGGCGTTATTGCGCGGTGGTGAGTTCGTCACGCCGGATGACGTCAAGGACTGCGCACTGGCCGTGCTGCGGCACCGTGTGCGTCTCGCGCCAGAGTCGGAGATGGATGGAGTTTCGGTGGATCAGCTGCTGCTGCAACTGCTTGATCAGATCACGGCACCGCGTCTTTGA